A stretch of Choristoneura fumiferana chromosome 29, NRCan_CFum_1, whole genome shotgun sequence DNA encodes these proteins:
- the LOC141444322 gene encoding uncharacterized protein has product MAKVAQALPKEPSSDAERLVLGKLNGVAGDDIKNALGMNVTKRLLNQNNPLYVKLVFSGKPEAGRLQAFIAAHRISAFKRIASPGDTFAARLDAAQDFDRLCETKELTCGSARVTVTPCYKFLTCPPTVKTIYEVSQEEAKEKPDSNNSSPQKQHNVEKSDNSEAKTADPNNKISPEDDTKKGVNETETKDVNQTEETKAEIPDKNKKVAASPVTVNITIEAHSKSDEVKNASKETPKVEAKKETAKSEVNNQNNEPNKAKSVNDSIKEIMVVDEHIDDGEKEMTDHDILALMSGGIVLDECSGSDDE; this is encoded by the exons ATGGCCAAG GTGGCGCAGGCGTTGCCGAAGGAGCCGTCGTCGGACGCAGAGCGTCTAGTACTCGGCAAGCTGAACGGCGTCGCAGGAGACGACATCAAAAAc GCATTGGGAATGAATGTTACGAAGAGACTGTTAAATCAAAACAACCCGCTTTACGTTAag CTGGTGTTCTCTGGCAAGCCGGAGGCGGGCCGGCTGCAGGCGTTCATAGCGGCGCACCGCATCAGCGCGTTCAAGCGCATCGCGTCGCCGGGCGACACGTTCGCGGCGCGGCTCGATGCGGCGCAAGATTTCGACCGTCTGTGCGAGACTAAGGAGCTCACCTGCG gTAGCGCAAGGGTGACAGTGACACCATGCTACAAGTTCCTCACGTGTCCGCCAACAGTAAAGACCATATACGAGGTCTCACAGGAGGAAGCGAAAGAAAAACCAGACTCTAATAATTCTAGTCCGCAGAAACAACATAACGTTGAAAAATCTGACAACAGTGAAGCGAAAACTGCAGATCCAAATAATAAGATTTCTCCTGAAGACGATACAAAGAAAGGAGTTAATGAAACTGAAACAAAAGATGTAAATCAGACAGAAGAAACTAAAGCAGAAATacctgataaaaataaaaaggttgcTGCCAGCCCTGTCACAGTAAACATAACCATAGAAGCACACTCGAAATCAGACGAGGTAAAGAATGCATCTAAAGAAACACCTAAGGTAGAAGCAAAGAAAGAAACGGCGAAATCTGAAGTTAACAACCAAAACAATGAACCCAATAAGGCTAAAAGTGTGAATGACAGTATCAAAGAAATTATGGTGGTTGATGAACACATAGATGATGGTGAAAAGGAAATGACTGATCACGATATCCTAGCTTTAATGTCTGGTGGTATAGTTCTCGATGAGTGTAGCGGATCTGATGATGAGTAA
- the LOC141444118 gene encoding uncharacterized protein yields MRRNNNMGMGGRGGGSGGPLMTNHLQDLELELELLKRKRQLIQQQQNEMLYRPSMGQTAYNPPRQMFEDRYDAPSRHEFSHLYEESPRDTRPLGPKRRAMPVWDNAPDDRFSGSAVPNKRHRPSPFAPTHRQSSIIDNRSSFQPRSAQRQAPMQSLLGPKPLMNFSHVPKGPAPRAHNFQTKFKPNVRPPGPNKPNISPKKLTTSKTTPKKPPSAPVNTKREEFILTADAKPRSKVLSRLEFALGIILKEMKAAFNDTDEHKALFVTTSLARVIKQAIRERLRAVMLGKFVGAGPAIVAEYRKVYPADTDAEIVKLAEVEKTDQDQKGQLAIKLLEEGDPELYFKKNVTKLLEVKLDEMFRKIEKSFENEVEMSEIVEHLPDLIKAPAEDSVVAPAEPTTAGTTKKHPREEEYDKWMSVFVERKLPGLLLKHKQDIIKVLNLDESFRATKAAIIMNANNKSLHIAKTEHNFSKISESSKDDPILPRNLPYFVKVHASPSMPKRKLMQEFLNQFNPKTIKRHKKNFNLLFVGFNDKEDYDKILTADQTKIGNATITIMGNNPKVEQSGVIEIKDEDGDALDKVLTPQLDDQINDLLSSIRKADEEAKEEENGEEIEASAENGTVEKEDKDVSVDKGTVEIEDTNGNDSDVQEVSADAEVVAVEDDEVAPLKSQEVEPPATPAKGKAPATPSTIRTRRASRLAQNN; encoded by the exons ATGAGGCGCAACAACAACATGGGCATGGGAGGCCGAGGTGGCGGCAGCGGTGGACCGCTAATGACCAACCACTTACAA GACTTGGAATTGGAATTGGAGTTACTGAAGCGAAAGAGACAACTGATCCAGCAGCAGCAGAATGAGATGCTCTACCGACCGAGTATGGGGCAAACG GCATACAACCCGCCTCGTCAAATGTTTGAGGATCGGTACGACGCGCCTTCGCGTCACGAATTCTCTCATTTGTACGAGGAGTCCCCCCGGGACACGCGCCCTCTCGGGCCCAAGCGCCGGGCCATGCCCGTCTGGGACAACGCGCCCGACGATAGGTTCAGTGGGTCTGCCGTGCCCAACAAGAGACATAGGCCGAGCCCGTTCGCCCCTACTCATAGACAATCATCAATCATAGACAATAGATCATCATTCCAACCCAGGTCCGCGCAAAGGCAGGCGCCGATGCAATCTTTACTGGGACCGAAGCCGCTCATGAATTTCTCTCATGTACCGAAGGGTCCGGCTCCGAGAGCTCACAACTTCCAAACTAAATTCAAGCCAAATGTGAGGCCTCCCGGCCCAAATAAACCTAACATATCCCCTAAAAAACTAACCACCAGTAAAACAACCCCCAAAAAACCGCCTAGCGCCCCGGTAAATACGAAGCGTGAAGAATTCATTCTAACAGCGGACGCGAAACCGCGTTCCAAAGTTCTCAGTCGTCTAGAATTCGCGTTGGGGATCATCTTGAAAGAGATGAAGGCAGCTTTCAACGACACCGACGAGCACAAAGCTCTCTTCGTCACAACGTCGCTCGCGCGCGTCATCAAACAGGCCATTCGGGAGCGTTTGCGCGCCGTTATGCTCGGGAAGTTTGTCGGCGCGGGGCCGGCCATCGTCGCGGAATACCGCAAAGTGTATCCCGCGGACACGGACGCTGAAATTGTGAAACTTGCCGAGGTCGAGAAAACGGACCAAGACCAAAAGGGCCAGCTTGCGATCAAATTGCTTGAAGAAG GTGATCCTGAACTATATTTCAAGAAAAACGTAACCAAACTATTAGAAGTCAAGTTGGACGAAATGTTCCGAAAG ATCGAAAAGTCGTTCGAAAACGAGGTTGAGATGTCTGAAATCGTGGAACATTTGCCTGATTTGATAAAAGCGCCTGCAGAAGATTCTGTTGTGGCCCCGGCTGAGCCGACAACTGCCGGGACTACTAAGAAGCACCCGAGAGAAGAAGAATATGACAAGTGGATGTCGGTGTTTGTGGAGCGCAAGCTGCCCGGTCTGCTCCTCAAGCATAAACAG GACATAATCAAAGTGTTAAATCTCGACGAGTCGTTCCGCGCGACCAAAGCTGCGATCATCATGAACGCCAATAACAAAAGCTTGCACATCGCCAAGACGGAGCACAATTTCTCCAAGATCTCTGAGTCGAGCAAGGACGATCCGATTCTACCACGGAACTTGCCCTACTTTGTTAAG GTACACGCCAGCCCTTCGATGCCGAAGCGCAAGTTGATGCAAGAGTTCCTCAACCAGTTCAACCCGAAGACAATCAAGAGGCACAAGAAGAACTTCAACCTGCTGTTTGTTGGGTTCAACGACAAAGAGGATTATGACAAGATATTGACGGCCGATCAGACTAAAATAG GTAACGCAACAATCACCATTATGGGGAATAATCCCAAGGTAGAACAGTCGGGTGTGATCGAGATAAAAGACGAAGACGGCGATGCTCTGGACAAGGTGTTGACGCCGCAGTTGGACGACCAGATCAATGACCTTCTCTCGTCCATCAGAAAAGCCGACGAAGAGGCTAAAGAGGAAGAAAACGGCGAGGAGATTGAAGCTTCAGCGGAGAATGGAACAGTTGAGAAAGAAGATAAAGATGTTTCAGTGGACAAAGGAACAGTTGAGATAGAAGATACTAACGGTAACGATAGTGATGTTCAAGAGGTTAGTGCTGATGCGGAAGTTGTGGCTGTGGAAGATGATGAAGTGGCACCTTTGAAGAGTCAGGAGGTGGAGCCCCCCGCGACGCCCGCCAAGGGCAAAGCGCCCGCCACGCCGAGCACTATCCGCACCCGGCGCGCCAGTAGACTCGCGCAAAACAACTAA